In a single window of the Panthera leo isolate Ple1 chromosome A1, P.leo_Ple1_pat1.1, whole genome shotgun sequence genome:
- the YIPF5 gene encoding protein YIPF5 isoform X1 encodes MSGFDNLNTDFYQTSYSIDDHSQQSYDYGGSGGPYSKQYAGYDYSQQGRFVPPDMMQPQQPYTGQIFQPTQAYTPTTPQPFYGNNFEDEPPLLEELGINFDHIWQKTLTVLHPLKVADGSIMNETDLAGPMVFCLAFGATLLLAGKIQFGYVYGISAIGCLGMFCLLNLMSMTGVSFGCVASVLGYCLLPMILLSSFAVIFSLQGMVGIILTAGIIGWCSFSASKIFISALAMEGQQLLVAYPCALLYGVFALISVF; translated from the exons ATGTCAGGCTTTGATAACTTAAACACGGATTTCTACCAGACAAGTTACAGCATCGATGACCATTCACAGCAGTCCTATGATTATGGAGGAAGTGGAGGACCCTATAGCAA GCAGTATGCTGGCTATGACTATTCGCAGCAAGGCCGATTTGTCCCTCCAGACATGATGCAGCCACAACAGCCATACACCGGGCAGATTTTCCAGCCAACTCAGGCATATACTCCAACAACACCTCAGCCGTTCTATGGAAACAACTTTGAGGATGAGCCACCTTTATTAGAAG aaTTAGGTATCAATTTTGACCACATCTGGCAAAAAACACTAACAGTGTTACATCCATTAAAAGTAGCAGATGGCAGCATCATGAATGAGACTGATTTGGCAGGACCCATGGTTTTTTGCCTTGCCTTTGGAGCCACATTGTTACTG GCTGGCAAAATCCAGTTTGGCTACGTATATGGGATCAGTGCAATTGGATGTCTAGGAATGTTCTGTTTACTAAACTTAATGAGTATGACAGGTGTTTCATTTGGTTGTGTGGCAAGTGTCCTTGGATATTGTCTTCTTCCCATGATCCTACTTTCCAGTTTTGCGGTGATATTTTCTTTGCA AGGAATGGTAGGAATCATTCTCACTGCTGGAATTATTGGTTGGTGTAGTTTTTCGgcttccaaaatttttatttctgcattagCCATGGAAGGACAGCAACTTCTAGTAGCATATCCTTGTGCTTTGTTATATGGAGTCTTTGCCCTAATTTCCGTTTTTTGA
- the YIPF5 gene encoding protein YIPF5 isoform X2: protein MSGFDNLNTDFYQTSYSIDDHSQQSYDYGGSGGPYSKQYAGYDYSQQGRFVPPDMMQPQQPYTGQIFQPTQAYTPTTPQPFYGNNFEDEPPLLEELGINFDHIWQKTLTVLHPLKVADGSIMNETDLAGPMVFCLAFGATLLLAGKIQFGYVYGISAIGCLGMFCLLNLMSMTGVSFGCVASVLGYCLLPMILLSSFAVIFSLQTQLEAEREAELRL, encoded by the exons ATGTCAGGCTTTGATAACTTAAACACGGATTTCTACCAGACAAGTTACAGCATCGATGACCATTCACAGCAGTCCTATGATTATGGAGGAAGTGGAGGACCCTATAGCAA GCAGTATGCTGGCTATGACTATTCGCAGCAAGGCCGATTTGTCCCTCCAGACATGATGCAGCCACAACAGCCATACACCGGGCAGATTTTCCAGCCAACTCAGGCATATACTCCAACAACACCTCAGCCGTTCTATGGAAACAACTTTGAGGATGAGCCACCTTTATTAGAAG aaTTAGGTATCAATTTTGACCACATCTGGCAAAAAACACTAACAGTGTTACATCCATTAAAAGTAGCAGATGGCAGCATCATGAATGAGACTGATTTGGCAGGACCCATGGTTTTTTGCCTTGCCTTTGGAGCCACATTGTTACTG GCTGGCAAAATCCAGTTTGGCTACGTATATGGGATCAGTGCAATTGGATGTCTAGGAATGTTCTGTTTACTAAACTTAATGAGTATGACAGGTGTTTCATTTGGTTGTGTGGCAAGTGTCCTTGGATATTGTCTTCTTCCCATGATCCTACTTTCCAGTTTTGCGGTGATATTTTCTTTGCA GACCCAGCTAGAAGCAGAACGGGAAGCTGAGCTGAGACTATGA